From Salvelinus namaycush isolate Seneca chromosome 24, SaNama_1.0, whole genome shotgun sequence, one genomic window encodes:
- the zgc:112001 gene encoding ankyrin repeat domain-containing protein 9, with translation MCVNAVRDLKPVWMLEDMRTMETFYWEEDASQRSYTPSEALLYAIVHDHQAYAQYLLSHYTDEALAMPGERFCCCPSSAPHLAMAVRYDRRDILGLILQEAHRLPSLRSYMNRGGCFHMEDGKTPLHLACELLRSESVILLLGNGASPQAEDQNGMTPLDVILEQLWDSKVNIGPKKLCLDNLLMFMPEIRFKMKSALEGDPICWSKVLGEDKFKYLVGQKPAPLFLMAMQTILRQLPPEQFPDSLDELPIPSSLKPLPCKQLGQLKVF, from the exons ATGTGTGTGAAT GCCGTGCGGGATCTAAAGCCTGTTTGGATGTTGGAGGACATGCGGACAATGGAGACTTTTTACTGGGAGGAAGACGCCAGCCAGAGATCCTACACTCCCTCGGAGGCATTACTGTACGCTATCGTACATGACCACCAAGCCTACGCTCAATACTTGCTCAGTCACTACACCGATGAAGCACTGGCCATGCCCGGCGAGCGCTTTTGCTGCTGTCCATCATCGGCCCCGCATTTGGCGATGGCTGTCAGATATGACAGACGGGACATACTGGGTCTCATATTGCAAGAAGCGCATCGACTACCTAGTCTGCGGTCATATATGAACCGAGGCGGATGTTTTCACATGGAGGACGGTAAAACTCCACTACATCTGGCTTGTGAGCTCCTGCGCTCAGAGTCCGTTATTCTGTTGTTGGGCAACGGCGCCTCGCCACAGGCAGAAGATCAAAACGGTATGACGCCATTGGATGTCATTTTGGAACAGCTGTGGGACTCCAAAGTGAACATTGGGCCCAAAAAGCTGTGTCTTGACAACTTGTTAATGTTTATGCCAGAGATTCGTTTCAAAATGAAGAGTGCGCTCGAAGGAGACCCAATTTGTTGGTCCAAAGTCCTAGGTGAGGACAAATTCAAATACCTCGTTGGACAGAAGCCAGCTCCACTGTTTCTCATGGCTATGCAAACAATTCTGAGGCAACTTCCACCAGAGCAGTTCCCTGACAGCCTAGATGAGCTTCCCATACCCTCCTCATTGAAACCACTACCCTGCAAACAGCTTGGACAGCTGAAAGTGTTTTAA